The DNA sequence CTTGAAAATATGGGTTTTAAAACCTACGGTTTTGCCGCCGGTCGTGACGACGACTGGGAGCCGGATATGGTTTATTGGGGTCCAGAAGTTGAGATGCTTGCAAGTGACCGTCGTGAAAAAGACGGTAAGCTGAAAAAGCCTTTAGCTGCAGTTCATATGGGATTGATTTATGTAAACCCAGAAGGCCCTGGCGGCAACCCAGATCCACTTGGTTCAGCCAAAAACATTCGTGAATCATTTGCTCGTATGGCGATGAACGACGAAGAAACGCTCGCTTTAACAGCTGGTGGTCACACATTTGGTAAAATGCACGGAGCACACAAACCTGCAGACTGTTTAGAGCGTGAGCCTGGTGCTGCACCGATTGAGCAGCAAGGTTTTGGTTGGAAGAATAACTGTGGTAAAGGCCACTCTGAAGACACGGTAACCAGTGGTCTTGAGGGAGCTTGGACCCAAGCGCCAACACAATGGACGTCTTTGTATTTGTCTAACCTTCTTAACTTTGATTGGAAATTAACGACCAGTCCAGCAGGTGCTAAGCAATGGATTCCTACTGATGAATCAATGCAAAAGGTTGTTCCTGATGCGCACATCAAAGGTAAGTTTAATCCGCCTGTAATGACGACTGCAGACATGGCGTTCAAGTTTGATCCTGAGTATCGCAAGATTGCAGAGCGCTTCTTAAAAGATCCTGAAGCTTATCGTTTAGCGTTTGCTAAAGCATGGTTCAAGCTTACCCACCGTGATATGGGGCCAATTGACAACTATATGGGTGAAGAAGTACCTAAGCAAACTCATATTTGGCAAGACCCAATCGTAAAACCAGACTACAAATTGATTGGTGACAAAGAAATCAAAGAGCTTAAAGAAGAGATCTTAGATTCTGGCTTGACTGTTCAAGAGTTGGTTCGCGTAGCTTGGGGTGCAGCATCTTCATACCGTGATTCGGATATGCGTGGCGGTGCAAACGGTGCTCGTATTGCCTTAGCGCCACAAAAAGACTGGGCGGTTAATAACCCTGCAGAAGTTAAGAAGGTTGTTGATGTACTTAAGAAAATTCAAAAGGACTTCAACGACTCGTTTTTCAGCAGCAAAAAAGTGTCTCTGTCTGACCTAATCGTATTAGGCGGTGCAGCTGCGATTGAAAAAGCAGCCAAAGACGCTGGTTACACTAACGTAACAGTTCCATTTGTACCTGGCCGTGGTGATGCGACGCAAGAACAAACAGATGTGAACTCGTTCTCGATGTTGACGCCACATGCTGATGCATTCCGTAACTATTACGAAAAGGGTTATTACAAGTCGCCGACTGAAGCCCTAATCGACAAAGCAGATCAATTAGCATTAACCGTACCTGAAATGACAGTATTGATTGGTGGTATGCGTAGTTTAGGTGCCAATGCCGATGGCAGTAAGCACGGCGTGTTCACTGACAAGCCTGGTACGTTAAGCAATGATTACTTTGTAAACCTACTCGATATGTCAACTAAATGGCAAAAAGCAGGCGAGGTGTATCAAGGTATTGATCGTCAGTCGGGCAAAGTGAAGTACACAGCGACACCTGTGGACCTTATCTTTGGCTCTTCATCTGAACTTCGTGCTGTTGCAGAGGTATATGCCTTTGACACATCAAAACAACGATTTGTAGAAGACTTTGTTGATGCTTGGGTCAAAGTCATGCAGTTAGATCGTTTTGACCTAAAATAAACGACTGCGATGACAAAGGTTAGGTATTGACGCTTAACCTTTGAAATAAAGTAAGCGAAACAAAAAAAGCGACGACCTTGAATGTAAGGGCGTCGCTTTTTTATTTAATCAACAAATATTTAGAACGTGTAGTTCAACTGCGCACTTAGGATAGTTGCAGATGCATTTTGAGTTGCCTGTAACGTTGAAGTTAGAGGGCCAAATGCGGTTTGCTCATTTACGGCTGCTTCTTTACCAAGGACCTTTACGAAACCAGCATCAATAGTAATTGACTCATCTAGTGTGTAGGTTGCGCCTACGCTGAACCAACGACGGTCAGTGTCTGGGATGCTAATACTGCGGTGCTCGTCTGATACCGCACCTTCATCGTAGGCAACACCTGCACGCAATGTCCACTCTGTATCAAACACATAAGTTGTGCCAACACTGTATTTTTTAGTGTTGTGGAATTTTTCTTCTTTAAGAAGAACGTCGATGCCGTTTTCTAAATTTGCTTCTAATACATCAAAGCTACTCCAGCCAAACCAGTTAATGCTTGCTTGAACAGACAATTGCTCGGTGAATGCATGATTTACTGAAAGTTCAGCTACAGCAGGTAATTCGATGTCGACAGAACCCGGTTGGTTGTAAGGAGCGACAACATCTGAACGCATTTCACCAGATAGGTTTAAATCCACTTCTGCACGGTAGCTAAGACCAACCTGTGTGGCGTCAGTTGGAGACCAGTGAACACCAAGGTTCCAGCCAAATGACCAATCATCACCTTCTACTTTGGCGATACGAGCCAATGGTGGAACAACGCCACCAACGGCACCAGAGATAACCGCTGGAACCGAAGTGCTTAATTCTGCTTCACTGTATACAGCGTTTAGGCCAAGACCAAGACTTAGTGTATCAGACAGCTTGTAAGCGACAGTTGGGTTGATATTGATAGATTTGATTTCAGCGCGGTCACCAAAGTGCAAACCGTTAAAGCTGTCGTCGTAATCTGAAGCTAGGCCATAGTTACTATACATACCTAAACCAACAGACCATTGATCGTTGATTGGACGAGCATAAAAAGCAGCAGGAATGATTGCACTGCCTGCAACGCCTTCTTGGTTGGCATCCAATGTCAGTGTTTGACCTTGGTTAGTTAGTGTAACTGTACCTTCCGAATCGATACCTGGGTCGACATAGCTAATAAAAAGGCTAGAAGTTGCTTTGTCGAACTGAGTGATAGCCGCTGGATTTGAATATAAAACGGTCGCGTTTTCGGCAACAACAGCTTGACCCGCAAACGCACGACCTAAACCATTGGCACTGTGTTCGTTAAGGTAAAAACCAGCCGCTAAAGCAGCTTCAGACATGAACATAGCGCTTAGAGATAAAGCGACGATCGACTTAGTAGGAAGTTGATTTTTTTTCATTGAGTTAACTAACCCTTTTATGTTGATTTTGATGCAATGCCTAATAGACACAGCTTTAAAATTGGATAGCGGATTTTAATAGAGCATATGTCCTAGGAGTAATTAACTTTTTTAGGTGCCCTACATAAAAAAAGTCATAGCCTGTATTAATAAGCATCTAAATGAGGATATAACCCGCAATGTGCAGTAAATATAGTCGCTATGAGCTATTTATGCTGGAGTCATGTATTGAGCGAAGAGGGCAATGATTTCTTGAATGGCAGGTGCAAGGCTTCGTTCTGGTTTGACTAAACAACGGCATTCCCAGACTAAGTCTGATTCAAGCTCAAGTTTAACCAGCTGGTTGGACAGAAATTCGTTGCGAAATAATACCTCAGGGCCAGACGTCACATAATCTGAGTTGAGTACGACACGTTTGGCGATGTCGTAACTTTCGCAGGCGATGGATGGGGTAAAATCCCGATCTTTCATCAACAGTGACGCTTTAAAACTCAGGTTTTTAGGAATGCTCGGGGAGATATTTTTATATTCCATTAACTCACTAAGGTGAACCTTTGTGCGGTGACTCAAAGCGTGTCCACTGCGGACGACCCCAACAAACCGGTTACTGTACTTAAGTGGCGCAACACAATTGTGCGGTACATCTTCTTCACCAAATGTACCAATGGCGACATCTAGGCGACCGTTCATTAAATTTTCTAATAGGGCTTCCGAAGATAAGGTAACGGTAGAGATTTTAAATTTGTATTCTTGCTCGACAAAGTCTAATAAAACTTTTGGCAGGATATCTTGTTCGACAATTGGCCCGACCCCAATAGAAATCATATCTCCCTTTAGGTTGGCCATTAGTGCTAACTCACGTTCTAATTGGGCTAGCTGAGATGTTAGTTTATGGCTTTTTTGGGTGAGTAGCTTTGCCGCTTCGGTGGGCACCATGCCGCCGGTATCTCGATAAAACAGTGCCATTTTCAACTTTTGTTCAAGTCGGCTAATGCGTTTACTCAATGTTGGTTGAGAGATATGTAACTGCTCGGCAGCTTTGGTCATACTGCCAACTTCACTGACAACTTGGACTAAATGAATGTCGCTAATATCAATCATGATAAACGGAACTTACTTACGAAAATTAAAAAGAAATACAACAAAAACCGACACAAACAATTTGCACATGAGTATGCATTAGTACGTTTGCATTCGTTTTTAAATTCAAACGAATGACGTTGGTAATACCGTTGCTAACTATACCATAAAGCCTTTCAACACAGTTTCATTTGATTGTTTAACTGCGCTTGATTTAATCAAAAAAGCGCCGGTATTCGGCGCTTTTGTTATATAACTAACAAGTTGATTAGGATTTGTCTTGATAGCCTTGCTCGTGAATATCAACCATAGCTCGACCAGAAGGGTCGGCATTTGCAGCAAACTTAGCATCCCAAGCCAGAGCTTCAGGGGTAGAGCAAGCTACAGATTTACCACCAGGTACACACTCTGCTGCCGAATCTAACGGGAAGTGCTGTTCAAAG is a window from the Psychrosphaera ytuae genome containing:
- a CDS encoding outer membrane protein transport protein, encoding MKKNQLPTKSIVALSLSAMFMSEAALAAGFYLNEHSANGLGRAFAGQAVVAENATVLYSNPAAITQFDKATSSLFISYVDPGIDSEGTVTLTNQGQTLTLDANQEGVAGSAIIPAAFYARPINDQWSVGLGMYSNYGLASDYDDSFNGLHFGDRAEIKSININPTVAYKLSDTLSLGLGLNAVYSEAELSTSVPAVISGAVGGVVPPLARIAKVEGDDWSFGWNLGVHWSPTDATQVGLSYRAEVDLNLSGEMRSDVVAPYNQPGSVDIELPAVAELSVNHAFTEQLSVQASINWFGWSSFDVLEANLENGIDVLLKEEKFHNTKKYSVGTTYVFDTEWTLRAGVAYDEGAVSDEHRSISIPDTDRRWFSVGATYTLDESITIDAGFVKVLGKEAAVNEQTAFGPLTSTLQATQNASATILSAQLNYTF
- the katG gene encoding catalase/peroxidase HPI; its protein translation is MNKNKLFKTSLLASAMAFAFSSATLAEEAKISKPKGAVGSGHVVANQAKSNLFWWPDQIDLSPLRDHDARSNPLGEDFDYKKAFAELDYQQLKNDINAVLTDSQDWWPADWGNYGPFFIRMTWHAAGTYRTLDGRGGAGGGQQRFDPLNSWPDNGNLDKARRLLWPVKQKYGEHISWGDLIVLAGNVALENMGFKTYGFAAGRDDDWEPDMVYWGPEVEMLASDRREKDGKLKKPLAAVHMGLIYVNPEGPGGNPDPLGSAKNIRESFARMAMNDEETLALTAGGHTFGKMHGAHKPADCLEREPGAAPIEQQGFGWKNNCGKGHSEDTVTSGLEGAWTQAPTQWTSLYLSNLLNFDWKLTTSPAGAKQWIPTDESMQKVVPDAHIKGKFNPPVMTTADMAFKFDPEYRKIAERFLKDPEAYRLAFAKAWFKLTHRDMGPIDNYMGEEVPKQTHIWQDPIVKPDYKLIGDKEIKELKEEILDSGLTVQELVRVAWGAASSYRDSDMRGGANGARIALAPQKDWAVNNPAEVKKVVDVLKKIQKDFNDSFFSSKKVSLSDLIVLGGAAAIEKAAKDAGYTNVTVPFVPGRGDATQEQTDVNSFSMLTPHADAFRNYYEKGYYKSPTEALIDKADQLALTVPEMTVLIGGMRSLGANADGSKHGVFTDKPGTLSNDYFVNLLDMSTKWQKAGEVYQGIDRQSGKVKYTATPVDLIFGSSSELRAVAEVYAFDTSKQRFVEDFVDAWVKVMQLDRFDLK
- a CDS encoding LysR family transcriptional regulator yields the protein MIDISDIHLVQVVSEVGSMTKAAEQLHISQPTLSKRISRLEQKLKMALFYRDTGGMVPTEAAKLLTQKSHKLTSQLAQLERELALMANLKGDMISIGVGPIVEQDILPKVLLDFVEQEYKFKISTVTLSSEALLENLMNGRLDVAIGTFGEEDVPHNCVAPLKYSNRFVGVVRSGHALSHRTKVHLSELMEYKNISPSIPKNLSFKASLLMKDRDFTPSIACESYDIAKRVVLNSDYVTSGPEVLFRNEFLSNQLVKLELESDLVWECRCLVKPERSLAPAIQEIIALFAQYMTPA